In Vigna angularis cultivar LongXiaoDou No.4 chromosome 8, ASM1680809v1, whole genome shotgun sequence, the DNA window GAGGTTGACTTCTTTTACTCAGCGCATTATGCAAAATTGATTTTGAGAATATCTTGAGTAGGCTCAAGTAGGAAGTAGATGCTAACCATTACCAACTTCTAATGAAAAATGGATGCAGAAAGATTTTTGGTTAATATATATTAGCTTGTTGAAGATGGGAACATGTGGGTAAAAGCTTGATAAGATCTTAATACGGGTTTTGGcaatcaatttctattttatgtGTTCGtgaaaaaacttaattaaaaacaatttgaatAACAGATTGATTGATGAAGACTGAAGGTTGAGTATGATGAATTTAGAAGTCTTGAAAGAGAtaggtgaaccattgtatttcAGAAGTGGTGGAAGGAAAAGTTCTATACTTAGCTTTAGAGAGACAATTGTTTcattgattttgaaaatataagaaaaaatctTTTTCCAGGAGCTTGTATGAGATACTCAGGATTCACATACAAGCTGAGAAAAAAAGTGAACAAAATCTATTAATAATTGtctacaattaaaattaatccataatttaataattaaattttatagtaCTTATccttcaataaatatttatttataattatctacagattttaattatcaataaatattcatttataattattaactaattttaattattagtaaatattgtgattcttcatctttctctacttaatttttttttttttttgtgattggtATCACCACCACCTCTCCCGTActaaacaaataagaaaatctcaatgcaaacaaataaaattatacaaagtaTATTCCTCTTATTAAATCACTCGTTGAATGGATATGAATAATTCAATTAATCCTTAAAAAAAAGTcgaatacaaaacaaaaattgtatACATCATGGATGACATGCAGAACGAATCTATGGCACCGACAAACAAAAATTGTtgctttaaaaaatttattcaacgAAGAGTTTACCTATTCTACTCAAAGCTAGGGCTTAGTTTAATACGAGGATGAATAAAGTTGAATGCAAAAACACATCATGCATGAcgtgcatatatatatatatatatatatatatatatatatatatatatatatatatatatatatatatatatatatatatatatatatatatatatatatatatgaactttGGCAAGCTAAATACagaaaaagttaacattaataataaactCCACTAGAAAAGCCTAACATCCAACTTTTAGTAATCCTATAGTATCATATTGTAGGTGGCATCTACCTAATTAAAATGTTAGGATATCATTTTGTTGTTACCAAAGTAGGCAAAAATACATGATATATTACGAGAATAggcaaattcaatttaaaatatcaaaatgggGAAGTCGTGGGGGTCCAAAACGACTTTAACTGAAGAAATCGTGCCCttctgcacgacttcacactgttcagTTGACTAGTGGTGAAGTCTTGCATTCCTAAAACGACTTCTGGgtgctgtaatcgattacaagatagtggtaatcgattacacgtTGTTGAAATCGTGACCCCCCTGTACGACTTCAGTTTAGTAGGCAAAAAAGcttctggtaatcgattacgacacttctgtaatcgattaccagtgtttTAATTGTGCAAGAACCACCCTGGTAAGTGATTACAagcttgttgtaatcgattaccagtgtgttttgGTTGGTTTAAGAAAATTTCTATTGTGTTGTAAAGCATATTTTGAAGTTAATTATGTGTAATGATCTGAATTTTTGTAAGCACACATTGTTGTTGATTATATTGTGATGTATTGTTATGTATAGGAAGAGTAATTGATTTCATGTAAATCATAAGACAAAATCATAAATGGCATTTGtagtattttattgaattaaaaatgcaTTACACATGAAGAAgcttaaattaaaagaaaatgacacTACACATTGAAACGCATCTAGGAAGATGATCCACCGTGTGGACTAAAATGACGACGCAGATAGTCAATGTCATGCTCCACATGCTCAACTCAAGCATCAATAGTATCAAACCGGTCACCCATGTTCAGCTCCAATTGTTCAAATCTTGCATTCATGCTTTCATTGAGTGTATTGAAGCTGTCCCCAACAAATGTTCGGAGATCGTTTATCCCTCTCATGACGTCATCAAATGAACTAGTTTGTTGTTGAACTAgtggtggtgatggttgtaGTTGAGGAGGTGGTTGATTTTGATgttgaggtggaggaggagaatttCTGTGAACCCATCTGTTGTCAGCGTTTCTGGTCAATCCAAATGACTAGATCACTCCTCCTGATATTGTGTTATGCCTACTAGGTGGGACAGATATTTGATCCTCCAATTGAACCTGAAAATGTTATAGGATCCGGGTGACCAAAGTTGGATATGGTAAAGGAGCACCTGGCCTCAAAGCCTTCTTCATCCTATGTCGGATGAGATGGGTCCAGTTTATCTGCTTTGCCGTCATTATTATCCACATTATCAGAAGATCTTCCTCGGTTGCCTGTGCAAAGTTAGAAACACGTGGAAACAAAACACGACATATAACATAATGTAATACTCTAGCCTCAGCTGTCATATTGTCGGCTAGAATTCTACTCGTAGGAGGATTGTGTGGCAAACAAATTAATTGTCTAGCAACATCTGTATTGTATTCATCGGCCCAATCCTCAAATAATTTACCCTCAAAGTTCAACCCAACAGAGGGAAGGTTGGCTATGGAAGCAAAAATGTTGGGTTTGATAATCATTTTCACATTGTTGACCTTAGTTTTCATTGTTCCATTATCAGAAAATTTGAGGTTACTATAAAAGACACGAACCAAATCAGGATAATAACGCACAACATCGCAAACAAAATCATCCAATTCCAAATTTTTGAGCAtgccaaaaaattcaaaactctGACTTTCGAAATATTGGTCATCTAGGTATTTTGGCTCAATGATTTGACGGTCTTTATATAGCGAGAAATACCTTTCAACTAGTGCAGGAGCGGAAAATTGAAGATTTTGGTGTGGAGCAGTCGATGACGGTGGTGGTGAGGGTGAGGGTAAGCTTTCTGGGGGTGAAGGCTGACGGCGGCGACGTCCCCCAACTATAGAAGATGAGCCCCTAACTCTTTGCCTCTTTGAAGATTCCGCCATTAGAGATTCCAATCGGTGCAAATTGAAGAGAATTGAAAGGAGAGTTGAAAAATGGTGTTTAGAAGTGGAACTTGTGGAATAGGACTTGATTTTGAGGTTGGAGAGGAGGAGAAACCGTGTGGAGGCACTACAACTGGAGTGGAAATGGTGTGTGTTCGTaaggagagagaaaaggttgaaTTTATAGGGTAGGGTTTGACTGGTATTAATTGATTTCTTTGTTGCTTTAGTATTAATTGATtgcattatatattaaaattgatttatatatatatatatatatatatatatatatatatatatatatttgttttgataTGATGTGCAATAATAACTTGAAAGGATAAAAGTTTGTTACGATATAAATTTTTGtcattaattaagaaaatatagacaaattacataattataaataaattgatgagGCAATCTATCTATGTCCTCTAGTCCCACATGTTGGTCTTCGTCGTTGTCGTTGGCCTCgcctttgttgttgttgttgtagcGTGGGACTCTGCGTGTGTTGGTCATCATCACTGGGATGACTTTCATTGGACTGTTGAAGGTATTGGAAATCAAGGATCGGTCGATACACGTTTTGTGACGAAGAAGCGTGTTGGTATGAAGATGGTGGAGTCATTGTCGAGGGGTCATCATAGGGGAAATTGTCCATTTCGTCATTAGTTATTTCTTAATCTTACCCCATTGTAATCAAAtcgattattaatatattactattagtattattatttttattaatattacttttctcttttcttcaaatttgtctccattcattaaataataaccacaatttcttttttcgtATAACACAAACATTACATAAAATATGTACACTGcaaattaaattttctaaaaccaaccaaaacacactagtaatcgattacaacaaacttgtaatcgcttaccaggGTGGTTCTTGCACAGTTAAAAcactagtaatcgattacagaagtgtcgtaatcgattaccagaagCATTTTTGCCTACTAAactgaagtcgtgcaggggggttACGATTTCAACAacgtgtaatcgattaccactttcttgtaattgattacaggacccagaagtcgtttttggggtgcacgacttcagcACTGTCAAATGAACAGTgcgaagtcgtgcagggggcacgacttcttcattgGAAGTCGTTTTGGGCCCCCACGACTTCATATTTGGTCAAAATTTGCCTATTTACGTAATATTCTTGACAAAAATGCCTAGTTTGATGCAAAAGCCCATTTTGTCTGATTATTATAcgtattcttttttataaataattaactaaatattatcACCCAATAAAAAGTATAAGTAAAAGTTGAAAGGTTACTATCATATTATTCTAAACAACCAAACAATTTTCTTAACTAAAATGAGTCAATTGagtttacaataaataaatatatatattggtgTTAACTATTAACTGATTATTACTTTAAGATATAGAAAATTTCAAAGAATACAGAGCTTAATTTATTTGACTAAAATTTGAAAGCATGAGAAAAGGATACCCCAGATGGTAATTAAGAAATGAAGAACACGGAAAGAGGAAATGAAACTGAACTTGGCATGATTAAATCCAAATTAATGCTGATTTTCCATGAAATCAGatcctataaatatatatgcctTCATGCTCTTCATCTCCATCTAAATCCTTATTCTCTACCTCTTCTTAGTTTATATATTCATCCAACATGGCAGAAGATGCATCAAGCACTGATTCCACTATTCCAACCCACACAAAAGCTTGGTACTACTCTCAACATGGTAGACCCGCTGATGTTCTAAAGTTTGATCCTAATTGGCCCTTACCACAACTCAAAGATGATCAAGTGCTCATCAAGGTCATAGCAGTATCCCTTAATCCAGTTGATTACAAGAGGATACATGGGGAGTTCAAGGACACTGACTCTTATCTACCTGTATGTACATCacctctatttttattttttttctttctgataATTCATGTTTCATTCCTGCTTATAAAAgattcaaaattaagaaaattaatttagtttctgACATAAACTTTAAATCTTACTGTTTTTATAATCTGTGATGGAACTAAGACTGATATGAGTGAAAGGCTGCATTtgattaatcaattaatattagaatttcaatatataaaacttttttaatgGTGTGAGAAGGTTGTGCCTGGTTTTGATGTTGCTGGCATAGTGGTAAAAATGGGAGGAGAAGTAAGGAAATTTAAGGTTGGAGATGAAGTATATGGTGATATCAACGGGGAAGGTTTGTCGAATCTTAAGATTCTTGGCACTTTGTCAGAGTATACTGTTGCAGAAGAGAAACTATTAGCTCATAAACCATCAAATCTAAGCTTCATTGAAGCTGCTAGCATTCCTTTGGCATGTGAGACTGCCCTTGAAGGTTTTGAGCATGCTCAGTTTTCTGCTGGGAAATCTATCCTTGTTTTGGGAGGAGCTGGTGGAGTTGGAAGCTATGCCATTCAGGTACAtcttaacatatatttttctgCAGAAAACAGGTTCAAATTAAGTTCAAAAggattttgttattatattttggattaaGATGGTGAATTGCTGTGTTTTGGTTATGCAGCTCGCCAAACATGTTTATAAGGCATCGAAGATAGCAGCAACTGCAAGCACAGGCAAACTTGAACTTCTAAGGGAGATAGGAGTAGACTTTCCTATTGATTATACAAAGTACAACTTTGAAGATCTTCCAGAAAAATATGATCTGGTGTATGATGCAGTAGGTGAGAATTTTGAACCATTGAATAGTTACATATATTTGGTTTAAActactataatataaaaagaagtatggtaaaatatattttattcatctaTCATATTTATTGCTTCTGATCAAACCCTAATTGCTTACGAAAAAGAAATACTTGTGTATATTATAGGGCAGGCTGACAGAGCCCTTAAGGCCATTAAAGAAGGTGGAAAAGTTGTGACAATAGTGCCACCTGGATATCCACCAGCAATCTTTTTTGGGCTAACTTCAAAAGGATCAAACTTAGAGAAACTGAGACCTTACTTTGAGAGTGGTCAAGTGAAGCCTATACTTGATGCCAAGACTCCATTGCCATTTTCTCAGCTTATTGAAGCCATTTCCTACTTAGAAACTTCAAGAGCCACAGGAAAAGTGGTTGTTTATCCCATTCCCTGATCACAACATATGATAAACTCTCCATGTTGTTATGGTTAATGCTATTGGTGATGAACATTTTTAAGTGTTTACTAAATTAGCTAAGTTTTTCATTACCATGTTTATGTATATGCAAAGTAACCTAGCTGCTGAAAAATAAAGATCGACGTGGGTAAACCTATGCCAAGTCCCCAACTCAGTAAGTTCAGCAAGATACATGTATTGTTTTTCAGGTCagcaaaatattcaaataactCGATAAGGCATTAGAATAGTTCTCTAAGATGCATGGAGAACTCATATAACTCGGTTGGAAGTCTAGAGAATTCAGTAAGATGTTATCCAAGTTATCTGGATCACCTATTAAACTATATGAGTTCTCAACATACTTTACTAAGCTATTTGTACTTTTCACCGAGTTATTTGAATTCACAATGCTATGGAGCTATT includes these proteins:
- the LOC108346133 gene encoding 2-methylene-furan-3-one reductase; this translates as MAEDASSTDSTIPTHTKAWYYSQHGRPADVLKFDPNWPLPQLKDDQVLIKVIAVSLNPVDYKRIHGEFKDTDSYLPVVPGFDVAGIVVKMGGEVRKFKVGDEVYGDINGEGLSNLKILGTLSEYTVAEEKLLAHKPSNLSFIEAASIPLACETALEGFEHAQFSAGKSILVLGGAGGVGSYAIQLAKHVYKASKIAATASTGKLELLREIGVDFPIDYTKYNFEDLPEKYDLVYDAVGQADRALKAIKEGGKVVTIVPPGYPPAIFFGLTSKGSNLEKLRPYFESGQVKPILDAKTPLPFSQLIEAISYLETSRATGKVVVYPIP